A genomic segment from Daphnia magna isolate NIES unplaced genomic scaffold, ASM2063170v1.1 Dm_contigs427, whole genome shotgun sequence encodes:
- the LOC123468772 gene encoding uncharacterized protein LOC123468772, which produces MDDLTNNTAARIAATARSQSVSPSIPVAAPVLEEAAQAVAIDSTSAAMAQWTRLRTTTRRQITNTCSQITTAIRRGDPGDSVQALAEYAQELLRTASHLNNRLLEEAGLDEFDRQHEAHTRYVQQVKAVAAELQRYLTPRAHPPSVRNGHPAIVPSVYSSRQSSAVHPEADRPQSHTEAQQRVLAAQQDLQEAERALQSLRLEDNDLEYRSLPGVVELDAVNRWCQDNRRWGAVGEASLQEEAPDDWIDMYRAGRLRPLPRVEAGPHSSIRAELPDYSGKALDWFAWIDLFRALGGEAAYIQALVRLKDSFGRRDVMRAAHIQALEKLEFQKNDPASFKRYAEKVRTHLFDLTRIGEFAAADIIERICLKLQLADRLAWNTDRGSGLERRSLDQFGSWLCNRAAAYQNAYSIAADQRSGVPGKARDRQHTRTNQVQGETRGRDNRQPNSSYCFNCEGSHKLEDCPSFKGLTARDKLSFCTRRRLCFNCLKSGHSARDCRMKKSCSVPNCNRTHHALLHYQPDDADESVRPATARTNLAKGKKAAVGMIQLDVLDAKGNLVKANVFLDEGSDSTLFRDGFIRRLGLKGVPQTLAVDGAGGVLRKYTSRRIQLRVRLPTGEFATLQGSTMPTVASPVPLTDWNTLKKRCRHLADLPLESNGGRVDILLGIDQAYLTTAIESRFGQEDEPTAIRTRLGWVVRGVIGNTFRNLMARTHAVFTSMEEEGDALAQQMKRFCDTEEFGTEHKTDGVSEDDRQAIDILESGT; this is translated from the exons ATGGATGATCTAACCAACAACACAGCAGCAAGAATAGCAGCGACAGCGAGATCGCAATCAGTAAGTCCCTCTATCCCGGTAGCAGCCCCAGTGTTAGAGGAAGCAGCCCAAGCAGTCGCGATAGATTCCACCAGTGCAGCCATGGCGCAGTGGACACGCCTGCGAACTACTACAAGGCGTCAGATTACGAACACGTGCAGCCAAATCACCACAGCCATTAGAAGAGGTGACCCAGGAGACAGTGTTCAAGCCCTTGCAGAGTACGCGCAGGAATTGTTGAGAACCGCTAGTCATCTCAACAACAGACTGCTTGAAGAAGCTGGCCTAGACGAATTCGATCGGCAGCACGAGGCACATACTAGGTATGTTCAGCAGGTTAAGGCCGTGGCAGCAGAGCTTCAACGTTACCTTACCCCCCGTGCACATCCACCATCAGTTCGAAATGGCCATCCCGCCATTGTACCCTCTGTATACAGTAGTCGGCAGTCGTCAGCAGTGCATCCCGAAGCCGACAGACCACAATCCCACACAGAAGCCCAACAGAGAGTCCTTGCAGCGCAACAGGACCTCCAGGAAGCAGAAAGGGCTCTACAGTCACTAAGGTTAGAAGACAATGACTTAGAATATCGGTCATTGCCAGGTGTAGTCGAACTCGACGCAGTTAATCGCTGGTGCCAAGACAACAGAAGATGGGGAGCAGTAGGAGAAGCGAGCCTACAGGAAGAAGCTCCAGACGATTGGATTGATATGTATCGTGCCGGTCGATTACGACCCCTTCCGCGAGTAGAAGCAGGACCTCATTCGTCAATTCGAGCTGAGTTACCTGATTACAGTGGAAAGGCTCTAGATTGGTTTGCATGGATCGATTTGTTCCGGGCGTTG GGGGGAGAAGCTGCTTACATTCAAGCATTGGTCAGGCTTAAGGACAGTTTTGGCAGACGTGACGTCATGCGAGCAGCGCATATTCAAGCGTTAGAGAAACTGGAGTTCCAGAAGAACGATCCTGCTTCCTTCAAGCGTTATGCGGAAAAGGTCCGCACACACTTGTTCGATCTCACTAGAATAGGCGAATTCGCCGCCGCAGACATCATTGAAAGAATCTGTCTCAAGCTACAGCTAGCTGATCGCTTAGCCTGGAATACGGATAGAGGAAGTGGacttgaaaggcgaagcctcgACCAGTTTGGTTCTTGGCTTTGCAACCGGGCCGCCGCGTATCAAAACGCATACAGCATAGCGGCAGACCAAAGAAGTGGAGTGCCGGGTAAAGCTCGTGACAGACAGCATACCCGCACCAACCAGGTTCAGGGTGAAACAAGAGGAAGAGACAATCGTCAGCCCAACAGTAGCTATTGCTTCAATTGCGAAGGCTCCCACAAGTTGGAAGATTGCCCGTCGTTTAAGGGTCTTACGGCTAGAGATAAGCTGTCGTTTTGTACCCGACGTCGGTTATGTTTCAATTGCCTGAAATCTGGACATTCTGCTAGAGATTGCAGAATGAAGAAATCGTGTTCGGTCCCTAACTGTAATCGCACACACCATGCACTGCTTCACTACCAGCCGGATGACGCGGACGAATCGGTTCGCCCCGCTACAGCCCGCACCAACCTAGCAAAGGGGAAGAAAGCAGCTGTAGGAATGATCCAACTGGATGTTCTGGATGCAAAGGGAAACCTTGTGAAAGCCAATGTATTTCTGGATGAAGGTAGCGACAGTACGCTTTTCCGAGACGGATTTATTCGCCGACTTGGACTGAAAGGTGTTCCGCAGACTCTCGCCGTTGATGGCGCTGGTGGAGTTTTGAGAAAATATACTTCGCGTCGTATTCAACTCCGAGTTCGGCTACCCACAGGCGAATTCGCCACTCTTCAAGGTTCGACTATGCCTACTGTGGCCAGTCCGGTTCCACTTACAGATTGGAACACCTTAAAGAAGCGTTGCAGACATTTAGCAGACCTGCCATTAGAAAGCAATGGCGGGAGAGTAGACATCCTTCTCGGAATAGATCAGGCCTATTTGACAACGGCCATTGAATCTCGTTTCGGACAAGAAGACGAACCTACTGCTATTCGTACCCGCCTTGGATGGGTCGTAAGAGGAGTAATTGGGAATACATTCAGAAATCTTATGGCGAGAACGCACGCAGTGTTCACCAGCATGGAAGAGGAAGGCGACGCACTAGCGCAGCAGATGAAACGCTTTTGCGACACAGAAGAATTCGGGACGGAGCACAAGACAGATGGCGTTTCCGAAGACGATAGACAAGCTATCGATATTTTAGAAAGCGGAACGTGA
- the LOC123468773 gene encoding uncharacterized protein LOC123468773, which produces MEKNFEKGYAIVLAPADYGPPEYYLAHHGVRKGPKLRVVFDAAAPFKGKCLNDSILSGPALQTPLPSVILKFREGEIAWAADIEAMFSRIRLRPEDARYFRFLWKRNGEEKVCVCEMKRLPFGATCSPFIAISTTRKIAADLSDDPKVIEAINTRMYVDDYLSSAKSLEEGIQEAVGVKETLAKGDMHLQSWISNSAAFVKILAPTSKGVSQGPAELPLSKDDSEKVLGVYWNPNSDTLKFRVSGLEEITYTRVGIASKVASLFDPQGMAAPLIVKAKIKLRELGTKGLQWNDLISSDDRDWWEEWFSVLQQLNDIDIPRCLFPDEENITRSELHAFGDASEEAYAAVIYIRNVYSDGRVLVRHVRASTKLAPKRSISVPKLELNAALQAARLARSVIKAFTRIPHRRYFWTDSSTVRNWIRATTSKYQMFVSHRVGEIQTLTQPDEWRFVPGKMNTADIATRSAIEEEALPSRWWDGPKFLQDDEETWPADLPWIAVVEEIRPVRSHQATVTTSTFDWESVKIGVEDIPDLVRLEKVFYDLVKRCQSEVYSEEIRRLKKGKWLQPNSSLLSLCPVLGKDGLLRLGGRAGRAKLPYEELHPPLLPAQHSFTKTIVRAFHVLLKHVGTDYQISYIRQHFWIPGGRELVKRIRYECEKCKRERAKPGEQLMAELPDSRLESGSAPFTRTACDLFGPLEVGLSQNRTAKRWAVLYTCLVTHAVYVDLVNSLSSDDFLLSLRRFIGLYGKPRVMHSDNGTNFVGAEHELKEEAEKLYADEKVAEFLNLKRIDWRFQPPRTPHFGGAHESLVRSAKKALYTALDLESKKLRHPAEDTLRTLLYEVAGLLNGRPLTAASTDPNDFRPLTPNDFLNRPSSADPPAGTFDDALPREHYRYVQRMANLFWDLWKKVYLQSLAGRKKWKSPLPNFKVGDVVLEIDKSLRRGQWNIGRIAKVFPGPDGLVRVVDVQLERGLFRRGIDTLALLEVSSTGDVVPDIPASGEDVPAKN; this is translated from the coding sequence ATGGAAAAGAACTTCGAAAAGGGCTATGCAATTGTGTTGGCACCCGCCGACTACGGCCCACCGGAGTATTATCTCGCTCACCATGGAGTGAGAAAAGGTCCGAAGCTACGCGTTGTGTTTGACGCTGCAGCACCGTTCAAGGGAAAGTGCTTGAACGACAGTATTCTCAGTGGTCCGGCTTTACAAACCCCATTGCCATCTGTCATCTTGAAATTTCGGGAAGGCGAAATCGCATGGGCAGCTGACATAGAAGCCATGTTTAGCAGAATACGACTGAGACCAGAAGACGCACGATACTTTAGGTTTCTTTGGAAAAGAAACGGGGAGGAGAAAGTGTGCGTGTGTGAGATGAAGCGGCTACCATTCGGCGCTACCTGTTCGCCATTCATTGCGATCAGTACCACGCGAAAAATTGCTGCTGATCTCAGCGATGACCCGAAAGTCATCGAGGCAATCAACACAAGGATGTACGTTGACGATTACCTCAGCTCCGCCAAATCACTGGAGGAAGGTATTCAAGAAGCAGTAGGCGTTAAAGAAACCCTAGCAAAAGGAGACATGCACCTTCAAAGCTGGATCTCCAATTCCGCAgcttttgtgaaaatcttaGCACCTACAAGTAAAGGTGTTAGTCAAGGCCCAGCCGAGCTTCCATTAAGCAAGGACGACTCTGAAAAAGTCCTTGGTGTTTACTGGAACCCGAATTCGGATACGCTTAAATTCAGAGTGAGCGGGCTAGAAGAAATCACCTACACACGGGTTGGAATTGCAAGTAAGGTTGCGAGTTTGTTCGATCCGCAAGGGATGGCAGCTCCCCTTATTGTTAAAGCCAAGATCAAGTTAAGGGAGCTCGGAACAAAAGGGCTTCAGTGGAACGATCTCATCAGCAGCGACGACCGTGATTGGTGGGAAGAATGGTTTAGCGTCCTACAGCAGCTCAACGACATCGACATTCCACGCTGTTTATTCCCAGATGAGGAGAATATTACCCGATCGGAACTCCACGCATTTGGAGACGCATCGGAAGAGGCGTACGCTGCAGTTATCTACATTCGGAATGTGTACTCTGATGGTCGAGTACTAGTACGACACGTGCGGGCGTCAACAAAATTGGCACCGAAAAGAAGCATTTCCGTGCCAAAATTGGAGTTAAATGCTGCTCTGCAAGCAGCCCGTCTCGCACGCTCAGTGATCAAAGCATTCACAAGGATTCCGCACCGTCGGTATTTCTGGACCGACAGCAGCACCGTAAGAAATTGGATTCGAGCAACCACGTCCAAATATCAGATGTTTGTCAGTCATCGGGTTGGAGAAATCCAAACACTGACTCAACCAGACGAATGGCGTTTTGTGCCGGGCAAGATGAACACAGCCGATATCGCAACTCGTTCAGCCATTGAAGAGGAAGCCCTTCCATCGCGCTGGTGGGACGGACCGAAATTCCTACAAGACGACGAAGAAACATGGCCAGCAGATTTGCCATGGATTGCCGTGGTTGAAGAGATACGGCCAGTGCGATCACATCAAGCCACCGTTACTACTTCAACGTTCGATTGGGAAAGTGTCAAGATCGGTGTAGAAGACATTCCGGACTTAGTAAGACTGGAAAAGGTGTTCTACGATCTCGTAAAAAGATGCCAATCGGAGGTGTATAGCGAAGAAATTCGTCgtttgaagaaaggaaaatggcTTCAGCCTAACTCAAGTTTACTCTCTCTTTGTCCCGTTCTCGGAAAAGATGGACTTTTGAGACTAGGAGGACGAGCCGGGCGAGCTAAGTTGCCCTATGAAGAATTGCACCCGCCATTGCTGCCTGCGCAGCATAGTTTTACGAAGACTATCGTTCGAGCGTTCCACGTATTGCTTAAGCACGTTGGAACAGACTACCAGATCAGCTACATAAGGCAGCATTTCTGGATACCAGGAGGCCGGGAACTAGTCAAAAGGATTAGATACGAGTGTGAAAAGTGCAAACGAGAACGTGCCAAGCCAGGCGAACAACTTATGGCTGAACTACCGGATTCGCGCCTAGAATCTGGCTCAGCTCCATTCACTCGAACAGCCTGTGATCTGTTTGGGCCATTGGAAGTAGGACTTTCGCAAAATCGCACAGCAAAGCGATGGGCCGTTTTGTACACCTGTCTCGTTACCCATGCCGTCTATGTGGATCTCGTGAACTCACTCTCATCAGACGATTTCCTTCTTAGCCTTCGGCGTTTTATCGGACTTTACGGCAAACCTCGCGTCATGCATTCCGACAACGGCACAAACTTTGTTGGTGCTGAACACGAGCTGAAAGAAGAAGCCGAAAAACTGTATGCCGATGAGAAAGTAGCCGAGTTCCTGAATTTGAAAAGGATTGACTGGAGATTCCAGCCACCCAGAACACCACATTTTGGTGGAGCGCACGAGTCGCTTGTAAGATCGGCAAAAAAGGCGCTTTATACCGCTCTTGACTTGGAGAGTAAGAAGCTACGACATCCAGCGGAAGACACACTCCGCACTCTCCTATATGAAGTAGCCGGTTTATTAAATGGTCGTCCCCTCACTGCAGCCAGTACAGATCCGAATGACTTCCGTCCGTTAACTCCTAACGATTTTCTAAATCGTCCGAGTTCGGCCGACCCACCAGCTGGGACATTCGACGACGCACTGCCCCGTGAGCATTATAGGTACGTCCAGAGAATGGCCAATCTATTCTGGGATCTTTGGAAGAAAGTTTATCTACAGTCACTTGCTGGAAGAAAGAAGTGGAAATCCCCTCTGCCCAACTTTAAAGTCGGGGATGTTGTGTTGGAGATCGACAAGAGCCTACGACGCGGACAATGGAATATCGGCAGGATTGCGAAGGTATTCCCAGGGCCAGATGGCCTAGTTCGAGTCGTAGATGTGCAGCTGGAAAGAGGACTTTTCCGTCGTGGAATCGACACTCTCGCGCTATTAGAAGTTAGCTCAACAGGCGATGTCGTCCCAGACATACCCGCTTCGGGGGAGGATGTTCCGGCGAagaattaa